A single region of the Microlunatus panaciterrae genome encodes:
- a CDS encoding adenine phosphoribosyltransferase yields MSPSAADRLSRLIRDIPDFPQPGVVFKDITPLLASPGGFAEAVNGMVEISPDDIDVVVGMEARGFIFGAPVALALGAGFVPVRKPGKLPGDTLAQSYDLEYGAETLTIHADAIADGARVLVVDDVLATGGTVGATAGLLKQLGAELVAVTVLMELTFLSGRDYLTAQGIDTVNALLRFGSS; encoded by the coding sequence ATGAGCCCCAGCGCCGCAGACCGGCTCAGCCGGCTGATCCGCGACATCCCCGACTTCCCGCAGCCCGGCGTGGTGTTCAAGGACATCACCCCGCTGCTGGCCTCCCCGGGCGGTTTCGCCGAGGCGGTCAACGGCATGGTCGAGATCTCCCCGGACGACATCGACGTCGTGGTGGGGATGGAGGCGCGCGGATTCATCTTCGGGGCACCGGTCGCGTTGGCACTGGGCGCCGGCTTCGTTCCGGTGCGCAAGCCCGGCAAGCTGCCCGGTGACACCCTGGCACAGAGCTATGACCTGGAGTACGGCGCCGAGACCCTGACCATCCACGCCGACGCCATCGCCGACGGGGCTCGGGTCCTGGTGGTCGACGACGTGCTGGCGACCGGCGGCACGGTCGGAGCCACCGCCGGACTGCTCAAGCAGCTTGGCGCAGAGCTGGTGGCCGTCACCGTACTGATGGAGCTGACCTTCCTCTCCGGTCGCGACTACCTGACCGCGCAGGGGATCGACACCGTCAACGCGCTGCTGCGCTTCGGATCGTCATGA
- the secF gene encoding protein translocase subunit SecF — protein MSKLSNVGHKLYTGEISYDFVGRRRRWYLVSAILIVVALASLGLRGLSWGIEFKGGADFQAPVSVTHSTVDDVRHAVEASGVTDLGEASVTTIGTNTVRVQTRTLDVDEVAKVRGAIAKEVGIKSEEVAYSLIGASWGKQITDKALIALVVFLVLVTLVIWAYFRNGKMSIAALVALLHDLVLTVGIYALVGFTVSPATLIGVLTILGYSLYDTVVVFDKVRENVRDIRSSTTRTYSEGANLAVNQVLVRSINTTVIGVLPVAALLFAGAAILGTGPLKDLALALFVGMVSGAYSSIFIATPLLAQMKEREPEMVKLRKRVENRRAKETARTGASTDAAERAGASRTAAASRRSASSASGAQGYRERLAAKQAEEAGEGSVEQSTTPEQPAEGGSKIPITVTRTGSTPAVGTRPLDDAAAKRPQPQHRPRSQRKK, from the coding sequence ATGTCCAAACTGTCCAACGTCGGGCACAAGCTCTACACGGGGGAGATCTCCTACGACTTCGTCGGCAGAAGGCGTCGCTGGTATCTCGTCTCGGCCATCCTGATCGTGGTCGCGCTGGCCTCCCTCGGCCTGCGGGGCCTCTCCTGGGGGATCGAGTTCAAGGGCGGTGCCGACTTCCAGGCTCCGGTCAGCGTGACCCACAGCACCGTCGACGACGTCCGGCATGCGGTCGAGGCGTCCGGTGTCACCGACCTGGGCGAGGCCTCGGTCACCACCATCGGCACGAACACGGTGCGGGTGCAGACCCGCACCCTCGACGTGGACGAAGTGGCGAAGGTGCGTGGGGCGATCGCGAAGGAGGTGGGGATCAAGAGCGAGGAGGTCGCCTACAGCCTGATCGGTGCCTCGTGGGGCAAGCAGATCACCGACAAGGCCCTGATCGCGCTGGTGGTCTTCCTGGTCCTGGTCACGCTGGTGATCTGGGCCTACTTCCGGAACGGGAAGATGTCCATCGCTGCATTGGTGGCGTTGCTGCACGACCTGGTGCTGACGGTCGGGATCTATGCCCTGGTCGGGTTCACCGTCAGTCCGGCAACCCTGATCGGCGTGCTGACCATCCTCGGCTACTCGCTCTACGACACCGTCGTCGTCTTCGACAAGGTCCGCGAGAACGTCCGCGACATCCGCTCCAGCACCACCCGCACCTACTCCGAGGGTGCCAACCTGGCGGTCAACCAGGTGCTGGTCCGGTCGATCAACACCACGGTCATCGGCGTACTGCCGGTGGCGGCGCTGCTGTTCGCCGGAGCTGCCATCCTCGGCACCGGGCCGCTGAAGGACCTGGCGCTGGCGCTCTTCGTGGGTATGGTGTCGGGGGCCTACTCGTCCATCTTCATCGCGACGCCGCTGCTGGCCCAGATGAAGGAACGCGAGCCGGAGATGGTCAAGCTCCGGAAGCGGGTCGAGAACCGGCGGGCCAAGGAGACAGCCCGGACCGGAGCCAGCACCGATGCAGCCGAGCGGGCCGGGGCGAGCCGGACTGCAGCAGCCAGTCGGCGCAGCGCCTCGTCAGCGTCCGGAGCACAGGGATACCGCGAGCGGCTGGCCGCCAAGCAGGCGGAGGAGGCCGGCGAGGGCAGCGTCGAGCAGTCGACGACGCCGGAGCAGCCGGCCGAGGGCGGCTCGAAGATCCCCATCACCGTCACCCGGACCGGGAGCACCCCTGCGGTCGGGACCAGGCCGCTCGACGACGCCGCCGCCAAACGGCCGCAGCCTCAGCACCGACCGCGAAGCCAGCGGAAGAAGTAG